In one window of Zhongshania aliphaticivorans DNA:
- the rsxA gene encoding electron transport complex subunit RsxA, with protein MLADYSLLLISAILVNNFVLVQFLGLCPFMGVSNKLETAIGMSSATTFVLTLASICSWLTYEWLLIPLGLEYLRTITFILVIAVVVQFTEMVVRKTSPMLYKVLGVFLPLITTNCAVLGVALLNINKDHSFVESTLYGFGAAAGFSMVLVLFAAMRERITAADVPEPFKGPAVGMITAGLMSLAFMGFAGLV; from the coding sequence GTGTTAGCAGATTATTCGCTCTTGTTGATCAGTGCCATTTTGGTTAACAACTTCGTACTGGTGCAGTTCCTTGGCCTGTGCCCTTTCATGGGCGTGTCCAATAAGCTCGAAACTGCAATCGGCATGTCCAGTGCAACCACTTTTGTTCTCACGCTTGCTTCAATATGCAGCTGGCTAACCTACGAATGGTTGCTTATTCCACTAGGCTTGGAATATCTGCGCACTATCACTTTTATTCTAGTTATCGCCGTCGTCGTTCAATTTACGGAAATGGTTGTCCGTAAAACCAGCCCAATGCTGTACAAAGTATTGGGCGTGTTCTTGCCGCTCATCACCACCAACTGCGCCGTACTCGGTGTCGCCTTACTCAATATCAACAAAGATCACAGCTTTGTGGAATCAACCCTGTATGGTTTTGGTGCCGCTGCGGGCTTTTCCATGGTATTGGTTTTATTCGCCGCTATGCGCGAGCGAATCACCGCCGCCGATGTTCCCGAACCCTTTAAAGGCCCAGCCGTCGGTATGATTACCGCCGGTTTAATGTCACTTGCCTTTATGGGCTTTGCTGGGTTGGTATAG
- the metG gene encoding methionine--tRNA ligase: protein MSRKILVTSALPYANGPLHLGHLLESIQTDIWVRYQKLRGNDCIYLCADDAHGTAIMLTAEKLGITPEEQIARVKAEHERDLAGFHIQFDNYHSTHSPECKHYSEEIYRRLEANGHIERRDVTQLFDPEKNLFLADRYIKGTCPKCKADDQYGDNCEVCGATYTPAELINPRSAISGATPIEKSSTHYFFKLGDFENLLRNWTGSGSLQPQIANKLREWLDAGLQSWDISRDAPYFGFEIPDAPGKFFYVWLDAPIGYMASCANWCERNGRDFNEYWGRDSKTELYHFIGKDIINFHGLFWPAMLDSAGFRQPTAIYAHGFLTVNGKKMSKSRGTFIKAETYLKHLPAEYLRYYFAAKLSGAVDDIDLNLEDFVNRVNSDLVGKLVNIASRSAKFVHKGNDGKLSESQHNADLWQQVTGASATIAAFYEQREYSKAVREIMALADATNEYFDACEPWKLAKSDDTIAIAAAVSSQCIDLFRVLITYLSPVLPELAKQAEHFLNHPITWQGEFLPLHNHDIKPFKAMMSRVDGDKVAAMVEESSDNTPKVAAKPKKAAKDKNSGIADTIAYPDFAKIDLRVAEIVAAEAVEGADKLLKLSLSLGELGNRQVFAGIKTAYNAEQLVGKLTVMVANLEARKMRFGLSEGMVLAAGPGDQEIWLLSPDSGAKAGMKIQ from the coding sequence ATGTCGCGCAAGATTCTGGTCACCAGCGCCCTGCCCTATGCCAACGGGCCTCTACATCTTGGTCACTTACTTGAGTCCATCCAAACCGATATTTGGGTGCGTTATCAGAAGTTGCGTGGCAATGATTGCATCTATTTATGTGCAGATGACGCCCATGGCACAGCCATAATGCTAACGGCAGAAAAGCTAGGCATTACCCCAGAAGAGCAAATTGCCCGCGTAAAAGCCGAGCACGAACGCGACCTAGCTGGATTCCACATTCAGTTTGACAACTACCACTCCACCCATTCTCCGGAGTGCAAACATTATTCGGAAGAAATATACCGCCGCCTAGAAGCCAACGGCCACATTGAGCGCCGCGATGTTACTCAACTATTCGATCCTGAAAAAAACCTATTTCTAGCCGATCGCTATATCAAGGGCACATGCCCTAAGTGCAAGGCCGATGATCAATACGGCGACAACTGCGAGGTTTGTGGCGCCACTTACACCCCCGCAGAGTTGATAAATCCACGCTCAGCCATCTCCGGCGCCACACCAATAGAAAAAAGCTCCACACACTACTTTTTTAAACTTGGCGACTTTGAAAACCTACTCCGTAACTGGACCGGCAGCGGCTCGCTACAGCCCCAAATCGCCAACAAACTGCGTGAATGGCTAGATGCGGGCTTACAAAGTTGGGATATTTCTCGCGATGCACCGTACTTCGGGTTTGAAATCCCAGACGCACCGGGGAAATTCTTCTATGTATGGTTAGATGCCCCCATCGGTTATATGGCGAGCTGTGCAAACTGGTGTGAACGTAACGGCCGTGACTTTAATGAATACTGGGGCCGCGATTCAAAAACAGAGCTCTACCACTTTATCGGTAAAGACATCATCAACTTCCATGGCCTATTTTGGCCTGCGATGTTGGATTCAGCGGGCTTCCGTCAACCAACAGCCATTTATGCCCACGGTTTTTTAACCGTTAACGGCAAAAAAATGTCCAAATCTCGCGGCACCTTCATTAAGGCAGAAACGTACTTAAAACATCTGCCGGCAGAATACCTGCGCTATTACTTCGCCGCTAAGCTCTCAGGGGCTGTTGACGATATTGACCTTAATTTAGAGGATTTCGTTAATCGGGTGAACTCTGACCTAGTTGGCAAGCTGGTCAACATCGCCAGTCGCAGCGCTAAATTTGTCCACAAAGGTAATGATGGAAAACTCAGTGAATCACAGCACAACGCCGACTTATGGCAGCAAGTAACCGGCGCAAGCGCCACCATTGCAGCCTTTTATGAGCAAAGGGAATACAGCAAGGCCGTGCGCGAAATCATGGCCCTAGCCGATGCGACCAACGAATATTTTGATGCATGTGAACCTTGGAAACTCGCAAAATCTGACGATACTATTGCGATAGCCGCAGCGGTGTCGTCACAGTGTATTGATCTGTTCCGCGTGCTCATAACATACCTATCGCCAGTACTTCCCGAGCTAGCCAAGCAAGCCGAACATTTCTTAAACCACCCCATCACATGGCAGGGTGAATTTTTACCACTGCACAACCACGACATTAAGCCCTTCAAGGCAATGATGAGCCGAGTAGACGGTGACAAAGTTGCCGCTATGGTTGAAGAAAGTAGCGACAATACCCCCAAAGTTGCCGCAAAACCAAAAAAGGCGGCAAAAGACAAAAATTCGGGTATAGCCGACACAATAGCCTACCCCGACTTTGCTAAGATTGATCTTCGAGTCGCCGAAATCGTCGCCGCAGAAGCGGTAGAAGGTGCAGATAAATTATTAAAGCTCAGCCTCAGTTTGGGAGAGTTAGGAAACCGGCAAGTCTTTGCGGGCATTAAAACTGCGTATAATGCCGAGCAATTGGTAGGCAAACTTACCGTCATGGTCGCAAATCTCGAAGCGCGAAAAATGCGCTTCGGCTTATCTGAGGGCATGGTGCTTGCCGCCGGCCCCGGCGACCAAGAAATCTGGTTGCTCAGCCCTGATAGTGGCGCAAAAGCAGGGATGAAAATTCAGTAA
- the apbC gene encoding iron-sulfur cluster carrier protein ApbC codes for MSLGLETRVREQLLAVVLPGLSAPLVELADIISLNIDGGRIAAVVELSFPAKSAQQAYENALVEVLQSMAGVESVNVQLSWKIKPFAAQQNIKSMENVRNIIAVASGKGGVGKSTTSVNLALALAAEGARVGLLDADIYGPSVQMMLGVPQGQRPKQYGTHYLLPVEAHGVQSMSMGYLVTEETPMVWRGPMATGALQQLLNQTYWQDLDYLIIDMPPGTGDIQLTLSQKVPVSGAVVVTTPQDIALLDAKKGVEMFRKVSVPVLGIVENMAVHICSECGHQEHVFGQGGGERMATTYNVPMLGALPLSLQIREQADCGQPVVAADPNGSAASLYRDVAIGMTVELARRQRLQSNTFPNISISND; via the coding sequence ATGTCGCTTGGGCTGGAAACCAGAGTTCGTGAACAACTGCTGGCGGTGGTGCTGCCCGGTCTGTCTGCACCGCTGGTAGAGCTCGCAGATATTATTTCCTTAAATATTGACGGTGGCCGTATTGCGGCTGTGGTTGAGCTAAGTTTTCCCGCAAAAAGTGCCCAGCAAGCGTATGAGAATGCGCTCGTTGAGGTGCTGCAGAGTATGGCAGGCGTTGAATCAGTTAACGTACAGCTTAGTTGGAAAATAAAACCTTTTGCCGCACAACAAAATATTAAGAGCATGGAAAATGTCCGCAATATTATTGCAGTGGCATCAGGTAAGGGCGGGGTGGGTAAATCAACCACCTCGGTGAACTTGGCCTTGGCCTTAGCGGCAGAAGGTGCTCGCGTGGGGCTCTTGGATGCGGATATCTATGGGCCCAGTGTTCAGATGATGCTGGGTGTCCCTCAGGGGCAGCGTCCAAAACAGTATGGCACACACTATTTATTGCCCGTTGAGGCTCACGGTGTGCAGTCTATGTCTATGGGGTATTTGGTCACGGAAGAGACACCCATGGTGTGGCGCGGTCCGATGGCGACAGGTGCTTTGCAGCAGTTATTGAACCAAACATATTGGCAGGACTTGGATTATCTTATTATCGATATGCCACCGGGTACGGGGGATATCCAGTTAACACTGTCGCAGAAAGTACCTGTGTCGGGAGCAGTCGTGGTGACCACGCCGCAAGACATTGCGCTTTTAGATGCCAAAAAAGGCGTAGAGATGTTTCGCAAAGTGTCTGTGCCGGTGTTGGGTATTGTAGAAAACATGGCAGTGCATATCTGCAGTGAGTGTGGTCATCAGGAACATGTCTTTGGCCAGGGTGGTGGCGAGCGTATGGCGACAACATATAATGTGCCAATGTTGGGTGCGCTACCACTGTCTTTGCAGATTCGCGAACAAGCGGATTGTGGTCAGCCGGTTGTAGCTGCTGATCCTAACGGGAGTGCGGCTAGCTTATATCGAGATGTTGCGATAGGTATGACGGTTGAGCTTGCTAGGCGTCAGCGCTTACAAAGTAATACTTTCCCGAATATCTCGATTAGTAATGATTAG
- the dcd gene encoding dCTP deaminase has protein sequence MSIKADKWIRRMAESEGMIEPFEPGQIRTRDDAKIISYGTSSYGYDVRCSNEFKVFTNTYSATVDPKAFDERSFVDITADYCIIPPNSFALARTVEYFRIPRSVLTMCLGKSTYARCGIIVNVTPLEPEWEGHVTLEFSNTTTLPAKIYANEGVAQMLFFESDEICDVSYKDRGGKYQGQTGVTLPKT, from the coding sequence ATGAGTATTAAGGCCGATAAGTGGATTCGCCGTATGGCTGAGAGTGAGGGAATGATTGAGCCCTTTGAGCCAGGGCAGATTCGTACCCGCGACGACGCCAAAATTATTTCTTATGGCACCTCCAGTTACGGTTACGACGTAAGGTGTTCGAATGAGTTTAAGGTGTTTACGAATACGTATTCGGCAACGGTAGATCCTAAGGCTTTTGACGAAAGAAGTTTTGTTGATATTACGGCAGATTATTGCATTATTCCGCCTAACTCTTTTGCGCTAGCGCGTACCGTTGAGTATTTTCGCATTCCACGTAGTGTGCTTACCATGTGCTTGGGGAAATCTACCTACGCCCGCTGTGGGATTATTGTGAATGTCACGCCTTTAGAGCCTGAGTGGGAGGGGCATGTGACATTAGAGTTTTCGAATACAACGACCTTGCCGGCAAAAATTTATGCTAATGAAGGTGTGGCACAAATGTTGTTTTTTGAGTCTGATGAAATATGCGATGTGAGCTATAAAGATCGTGGTGGCAAGTACCAAGGGCAAACCGGTGTCACCCTGCCTAAAACTTAA
- a CDS encoding DUF3108 domain-containing protein gives MTKNYPKVAYYFSKISLSACLMLALHSPTFAIDNSINTNLNNSAITPPPNQHAEQTAAILPYSAEYKISSNSLSTNATRTLSKQGDNWLLSQHAKLLFIKVKEESLIENSAEGIRPLHYEYENNMSSKQDQFINFDWSTHSASDSKYRKPWSSDISDDTFDQLSGQLKMREAIINNRLKDEMSLTVVNRGKHKTYTVKELGEETISSEAGKLRTVKLLRSRAGSSSETTIWLAKDWNYIIVKLEQREDDEVYKLDLIKATLDGNTVKGL, from the coding sequence ATGACAAAGAACTACCCGAAAGTGGCGTATTATTTCAGCAAGATTAGCCTGTCTGCCTGTCTCATGCTTGCCCTCCACAGCCCAACGTTTGCTATTGATAACAGCATTAACACCAACTTAAACAACTCCGCAATTACGCCACCACCCAATCAACACGCAGAACAAACTGCCGCGATTCTCCCTTACAGTGCAGAATATAAAATCAGCAGCAATAGCTTAAGCACCAATGCAACCCGCACACTCAGCAAACAAGGTGACAATTGGCTGCTATCCCAACACGCCAAACTCTTGTTCATTAAAGTAAAAGAAGAAAGCCTTATAGAAAATTCCGCTGAGGGCATACGCCCACTGCACTACGAATACGAGAACAATATGAGCAGTAAGCAGGACCAGTTTATTAATTTTGACTGGTCAACCCATTCTGCCAGCGACAGTAAATATCGTAAGCCTTGGTCATCAGACATTAGTGACGACACCTTTGACCAGCTCAGCGGCCAACTTAAAATGAGGGAAGCGATTATTAACAACCGCCTCAAAGATGAAATGAGTCTGACGGTTGTTAATCGTGGTAAACACAAAACCTATACCGTAAAAGAATTGGGTGAAGAAACCATTAGCAGCGAAGCGGGGAAGCTGCGCACCGTGAAATTGCTACGCTCCCGCGCAGGCAGCAGCAGTGAAACCACTATTTGGTTAGCAAAAGACTGGAATTACATCATTGTAAAACTAGAACAACGAGAAGATGACGAGGTTTACAAACTAGATCTGATTAAAGCCACCCTCGACGGCAATACCGTCAAGGGTCTATAG
- the purN gene encoding phosphoribosylglycinamide formyltransferase encodes MPCKLVVLLSGSGSNLQAFIDACNNKTLPNTIISAVISNKADAFGLVRAQQAGIPTACIDHKKFASRHEFDTALQNQIDSYNADLIILAGFMRILTPEFVRHYLGRLINIHPSLLPKYPGLNTHQRALDAGDSEAGATVHFVTEELDGGPAIIQAKIPIFNGDDTATLSARVLSKEHTIYPLAAQWFAEGRLSLQNSKAVLDDKELPESGVLFQQD; translated from the coding sequence ATGCCCTGCAAGCTGGTAGTCCTTCTATCTGGTAGTGGCTCCAACTTGCAGGCATTTATTGATGCCTGCAATAACAAGACACTACCAAATACAATAATTAGCGCCGTTATCAGCAACAAAGCCGATGCCTTTGGTCTTGTCCGTGCCCAACAAGCCGGCATTCCAACTGCCTGTATTGACCACAAAAAATTTGCCAGCCGACACGAATTTGATACCGCCCTACAAAATCAAATCGACAGCTACAATGCTGACCTAATTATTCTTGCTGGATTTATGCGCATCCTCACTCCAGAGTTTGTCCGCCACTATTTAGGCAGATTAATAAACATCCACCCCTCACTCCTGCCAAAATACCCCGGCCTAAACACACACCAGCGAGCCCTTGACGCCGGTGACAGCGAAGCCGGAGCCACTGTTCACTTTGTTACCGAGGAGCTAGACGGCGGGCCCGCCATAATTCAGGCAAAAATACCGATATTTAATGGTGATGATACTGCAACCCTTTCAGCACGGGTCTTGTCCAAAGAACACACAATCTATCCCCTAGCCGCGCAATGGTTCGCGGAAGGACGTTTGAGTTTACAAAATTCAAAGGCGGTGCTTGATGACAAAGAACTACCCGAAAGTGGCGTATTATTTCAGCAAGATTAG
- the purM gene encoding phosphoribosylformylglycinamidine cyclo-ligase, translating into MTDTSKPSLSYKDAGVDIDAGDALVERIKDVAKRTRRAEVMSGLGGFGALCQIPTGYKEPVLVSGTDGVGTKLKLAMEVGIHDTIGIDLVAMCVNDLLVTGAEPLFFLDYYATGALNVDIAANVVSGIGNGCEQAGCALVGGETAEMPGMYEGDDYDLAGFCVGVVEKADIIDGSSVRIGDQLIGVTSSGPHSNGYSLVRKIIEHSGAKLDQVFGDSTLGETLLAPTKIYIKPVLRAIKQYRVNALAHITGGGLLENIPRVLPRNTKAVIDGNSWDRPAIFNWLQEQGNVEAREMYRTFNCGIGMVLAVAADDTEGVIDMLNQQGETAMLIGSIEAAGEDEPKVVIEGL; encoded by the coding sequence ATGACTGACACCAGTAAGCCAAGCTTAAGTTACAAAGACGCCGGCGTAGACATCGATGCCGGTGACGCCCTAGTAGAACGCATCAAAGATGTGGCAAAACGCACACGTCGCGCCGAGGTCATGAGTGGCCTTGGTGGATTTGGTGCACTCTGCCAAATTCCCACTGGCTACAAAGAGCCTGTTTTAGTTTCTGGCACCGATGGTGTCGGCACCAAGCTAAAACTGGCGATGGAAGTCGGTATTCACGACACCATCGGCATCGACCTGGTCGCCATGTGCGTCAACGATCTACTCGTTACCGGTGCAGAGCCTTTATTTTTCCTCGATTACTATGCTACTGGCGCGTTAAATGTCGATATTGCCGCCAATGTGGTTAGCGGTATTGGCAATGGCTGTGAGCAAGCCGGCTGCGCCCTAGTCGGTGGCGAAACTGCTGAAATGCCAGGCATGTATGAAGGCGATGATTACGATCTGGCCGGATTCTGCGTGGGCGTGGTAGAAAAAGCCGATATCATCGATGGCAGCTCTGTCCGCATAGGTGACCAGCTTATCGGCGTCACCTCATCCGGCCCGCACTCCAACGGCTATTCATTGGTTCGCAAAATCATTGAACATAGCGGTGCCAAGCTCGACCAAGTTTTTGGCGACAGCACCTTGGGCGAAACATTGCTGGCACCCACAAAAATTTACATTAAACCAGTCTTGCGTGCGATTAAACAATATCGGGTCAATGCGCTTGCCCACATTACCGGTGGCGGCCTGTTAGAGAACATCCCACGAGTACTGCCCCGTAATACCAAAGCAGTAATCGACGGCAACAGCTGGGACCGCCCCGCCATATTCAACTGGCTACAAGAACAAGGCAATGTCGAAGCCCGAGAAATGTACCGCACATTTAATTGCGGCATTGGCATGGTACTGGCCGTCGCAGCCGATGACACTGAAGGCGTTATTGATATGCTTAACCAGCAGGGCGAAACCGCCATGTTGATTGGTAGTATTGAGGCTGCAGGGGAAGACGAACCAAAAGTCGTTATTGAAGGCCTATAA